The sequence AGTCAACGAGTGAACCAAGCAAACAGTTAGTGGGCTAATCCTGCTCAGTTGGAGACAAGCATAGGCGTGAAAGAGACGCATTCAATGGACTGTCCGATACCCCACCCGATTGTTTTCAAGGGTAAATTCTCCAAATGAGAATCTCGCACAGtatcattattttcaaaattttctaaaaattcttttaataaaaaatatttttaccctCCTATCTGTGTCCCATCGTCTATATGCGCTTTCATCTCTTATCACTTACATCTTCGCATTATCATTTTTCATATATAGAGACATCGAAAAGAATCGAACGATTGGTATCTATCGATAACTCTAACATTAGAAGTGATGAGTCTAGGGTCTTTATCTTTCTTGTCGAAGGAAATAAAGACTTGATGACCCCCGTTATCTAAGACTTGAAGATATACGAGtaaaaatataaaagtaaaataattatatatatataaaaagatattttatagagttatttttatataaattagggtgttatctaaaaatttattaaaattaagattttttttttaatccatcGCCTTTGATAtctataagaaaaagaaaagaagatacaCAAACGCCCAGATTCAATGTCTATGGTGACGCCATACTAAATGTCCCATCACAAATAAAGAATTGTTCACCTATCAGTAATGGAGCATTACCATGATGGTTGAAAAAAGTATGTGGAGGCTTAGAGGAATCCACCTTAGGACGAAGCAATTTTGCCGTGATCTCCATTTTTAATCCACAAATATCATTTTAGTTCGGCAAAATGATGTCAGCTGAGttgtataataatatttattatacaaATTATTCTACCGGAAAATATATTGCGTTCGTCATTAAAAGAATATTAAATCCACCAATCGCATTTCTAAGGCATATTCGTAAAAGAATTATAGGAGGATAAATCGAGGTCGTTCCTCACAAGTGGATGACCAGAATTGACATGATTATTCCCTTCATATACGAAATGCATTATTAGGTTATTGACATGATCATTACAGATTTCATTATCCCCACCTAAACAAGTTTGAAGTGGACGAGTAGGTTAGGAATATATTTATGTGTAAGATGTAGATCGAAGAGAGGATAATAAATATTGAAAGGGTCATGCTGAGAGTGATCCGTAACTAATATAAGTTTCTAAGTTGAATCGTTGCATTCATCTAAATTATAGATTATAATGTGAAGGATATCCTCTTAAACTTGCAATCACATATTTAGGTAGATATTTCAAATCaggatgactatatatatatatatatatatatatatatttatttatttatttatctttctattttgatttaatagcaacATTGTCATTGATCTAGCGTGGACATTGGATGATTGATCCACGGTGGCCTATGTGGAGCGCACATCGTCTATGTATTCTTCCGATTAGTGTGTGGGTATTTCATTCGGATCGACTTCTCCTTAGATGAGATAACAACGATCGCATGTTACATTAtctgatgttttttttatgactaATTATAAATTAATCTTGGTAGTTAGATCATTTAATATTTCGATCTttagaattaaaaaatttatattaaaatttttatatttatgatataactttatttatcttaatattatcAGTTTTATGAACGAAATATATAACATGTGTAAGAATGAcacgataaataaaaaaataattttaatatttcaattatatttgcttttgttatattataattaaaacttTTTTGTTGATTATTATGATGATCGCAAATTGTGATACCGTTGGGATCACGAGTGGTTATTGTGGTGGTGGTCAATTTTGTCGATCTCGATCCAAACATTGACAATCAAAGTGAGGGTGATGACAACAGTGATGGTTTGATAATGATGGTGGTCGATCTCGGGGATATGAGAAAAAATAGAAAGAGCAACAGTGAGAGATGAGACAaacggagaggaggaagaggacgaggactaTAGTATCATGGGAGATAGAGTCGGTGCGGTTATCCTTCTCATGACACTATCGTCCCGCaagggaggaggaaaaggagggaGTGCAACAACGATGTTATATCTAGCTTATGTGACTTCATAGgggggaagaggagggagagtgaCTATCTCCTCTCTCTTTGCCTCATCTCCCATCGTTactttccctcttcttccttctcccccgGTAAGAAGTCGCAGAAGTCGAATATAGCATCGTTCCTCCTCTTCCATCGCAGAATGACAGTGTCACGAGAACAATGGTCATGTCAATGCTATCTCCTATGACATTATCATCTTCTCCTTTTGTCTCATCTCCTATCGTCTCTCTCTCATCTTCCTCATATCCTCGAGATTCACAACCTTCATCATCAACGATCGTTAGTTGCATGGCGACTATTACAATCTCAATCGTCAATGTTTGGATATCGATAAAATCGATCACTACCACAATAATCACCCATGACCTCTGACGACATCGTCAGTAAACCATCGTAATAATCAACTAAaaagttttaattaaaaaataataaaaataaaattataatattaaaattatatttttattaatcatttTTATATCGTTCTTACGTCGTATATCTTtggtaaaataaaatattttacttttataattagattaaatattttatttttataattatgaaaaatttaatataaattctttaattttaaagatcGAAATGCTGAAGGGATTTAACCATAGCAGTAATAAATAATTAGCCCTTCTTCTTAGGTACGTACCGTAAGAGATCTCGAATCTTATTTGGCCCTCCTCTTGGATTTACTTTTACCTCCCTCCCACCCATCCGACGGCCGTGGCTGCCGGGCTTTACCGGACCGCGGACGGCATCGTTCACCGAATCTTGATCCGACGGAAAAAGAAAAGTAGATTTGGTGGCGGTCGCTCTCAATGGATTATTATTTCCATGCTTTTCCGAGGACGTACGAAAGCCGGTATGGATTTGCATCGCCGTTGTTTCATCCCCAATCCTGTGTGCTCTTATCCACAGCCCACCCCACTCTCCATCTATATAGATGGACGACGGGACTTCACGCTCGTATTCCTCGAGTTTCTTGTGACATCAGTAGCAGAAAGgatttggaagaagaagaagtagtcgAGATGGGTTCTCTCATGGCCGGCTGGTCTTCGCCTGTTGTAGACCCAGAAAAAGGTAGAATCACAAGCTTTACAtctgttctcctcctcctcctccatttaCTGATGTGTTATGCTGCAACGCGCACAGCTCTGCTGAAGAGAAACAAGTCGCTGACGAAGGAAGAGATCGACAGCTTCTGGAGACTGCACAGGccgaccaaagaagaggaagaagacttcCAAGCCAGTTTGAGCTCCCCGAGAACCCCTCAGGTGGCTTTCCTCTCATTCGATGCTGTTTCATCCTCCTTTGTTTCGCTTTTACTTAGCTTTGTGTGTGTCTGTAGGAGTCGGACGGGCTGAGCCTAAAGAAGACTGTCATGGGGTTTCCTGATATCCCAGACATGGAGAAGCCTCCCAAGACCGGTGACTGGTAAGAAGAAGCCACTGTATACAACTCTTAAGTACATACGTACATGAAGGATGATGATATGGTTTAGGGTTTTGCCGGAGCAGGTGGACGAGGAGCAACTGGGCGTTTCTGAATGAGCCACCTCGTGACGAGCTGAGCGATTCAGCTCACAAGTACACAGCTCAGTTCCATGTTGCTGACCTCGCCGTCAAGAAATCGTAGTTCATCGTGGTGTGAGAATTCTATACATGTATGTGTATATTTGTATGGATGACGCTGCGTGCTCCTACGGTGTGGTCAATTACTATGGGTTTTGCTGTGATTTTGGCCTCTATGAACAGCTTTTACGTGTGGGTCAACGCTAAGAAACTAAGCTAATATGGTCAGTCAGCCACCTCTCAGCTTGATGGAAATTTATCATGTGAGAGCAGATTTATTTTGCAAGTCGATGCTCGGAATACTCTTATTATTCCCCgtcttgattattattattattattattattattattattattattattagtattagtattattattattattattattattattattattattgttattgttgttgctattattattattattattattgttgctattattattattattgctattattattattattattattattattattgttgttgttgttgttgttgttgttattattattattattattattattgttgttactattattattattattattattattattattattattattattattattgttgctattattattattattattattattgttgtttctgTTTTGATTAAAGGAACATATAATTTGAAGGATCCAAGCTAATGAATGAATTCTGTTAGTTGGTATAGTAATAACATGTCGAACTCGAAGGAGTTGCATAGAGGACTCGTTATTTACTGCAACCAAAGTGTATCTTTTGCTTTTTAATGCaagaaaaaatagatttttttaatccaaaagaaactataattatatattatcttttataataaaaaataaaaaataattttaatatttcaattgatgATAACGAATAACATCGTTTGTGATTGACAACATCGTCGATAGAAACTATGAATGATGGTTATAGATTATGAGAACAATGACAAAAGATGAGGATCATTTTATTTGATACAGATACAAAATGATCCTCACCTATCGCTATCGTTTTTTTTTATCCATAATAATTTTTCGATAtcgttttttattaataaataaatattttattttataattctaaaaaatatatatataatttttttaaaacataaagATTATGATACTAATATTGATATGTAATTATGGTTATGGCATCAGTGTCATGTTTGAGCGCACAGACTTCGCATCGATATCTATGCATAGATTTCAATCACCAGACAGCTAAAAGCGCAGATCTGAATGTGCATTCATTTTTTACCTTCGTGCTATTCGAAGCTAACTTGATTGCTTCAAGGAGAAAGCAAGAGGAACAGCCTCAGATCTTTGTTTTCTAAGCTTTTACAGAGAACACTGAAGGCAGGACCATCAAATAACGAGTTCAATATTTTGCCATCTTAATCAGATTAACCAGGAATGATCACAGAACGAGATGAAATCATTCAGCAAAAGACCATCATCATCCCCTTCACCCAAGTAACCGTATGACCTGTTGCTAGGTTTAAGGTTTGACATCTTGACAACATAGATAATAGGCGTCCTCGTTACAAGGACTATGTGAAACTAAGCACTGGCAGCGGCTTTTGGATCGCTGGTAGTATAATCTACGATCAAGTTCTTAGACGCGGGCATCCCAGCAACAACATCCTCTTCGATTCCGCATTCGTTTGTGCCCCTTGAGATCTTGAAGTAACCATCCTGCACGAAACAGACAGATGTTGAGTCAGTCCATCAAACAGGCAAGAAGACTTCATGCAGTGTTTGTGgtgatttgatcttgatacatACATCACCCCAGCCTCGGTTCCACTGGTTTGCAAGAAGCTGCAGATTATTAGAGTAGACATAAGTCAGTAAGTGTTTGGTTGACTTCTTGGTAAGTCTAAGATGCTGAAGATTTTATCAACCAACCCAGTAGTCTTCACCCTCATCGCTAGTCCCCCATCCGATCAGCTTTACGGCGTGGCCACCGATTTCATCGCCTGTCAAATGCTTGTAGACTCCTGATTTATAGTGAGCAAAGTCCTAAGCACAAGGAAGATTTCACTTAAGTTAGCACAAAGTGTAATCTCTTTGACACCATCGTTTCATAAATATTGACAAACAGAGAAATGCCATGAGAATGTTGATGTGATACCATAAATTCTATCACTTTCTGGATGAGTTGTGGCCTCGGCAAAAATTTAAATTTGACTTACCTCATAAACAGTAAAGCTGACTTCCACAGGACCATTTGTGTAGACCTCTGTCATGATAGCCGGTGGATCCGATTTTACTCTATAAGCGTTGACAGCGAAATGCTTAGACTCATCCCACAAGAGATTCTTAACTTGACACTTTTTTGCACATTGTGGGGTTGGATATAGAGGTACACAGCCTGGATGAGCACATCCAATGTCATCGAAATATGGGTCACACTGCAAGATTAAGTATTTTTAACTTTGTTAATCTTTAACATTCAAAAAGAGGAGCAATATAGATTAGATTTCAAGAAACAAGATAAAAGAACAGTAGTGTTGAATGCAGTAAAAAGAAATTCAAGGGAACAGAaacgtatatatttcttttcattCTTCCTATCAAAGTCATCATACTCATAGGGCAAAACTCCCCAGCCTTTCCAGAAGTTCCAGACGAGGTAGCGTCTTTTAATATTCTTCAGCCATGACAAGGCGAAAAACCAACTCTTCCTCGACAAATTCTCTAGGTTTGTTCAACCTAGATCGACATGTTCAACCAAACATTGTTGTCCTTGTTGTCCTTTCATTAAAAATCCTACAGAAGCTGACA comes from Musa acuminata AAA Group cultivar baxijiao chromosome BXJ3-3, Cavendish_Baxijiao_AAA, whole genome shotgun sequence and encodes:
- the LOC135634277 gene encoding uncharacterized protein LOC135634277 isoform X1; its protein translation is MGSLMAGWSSPVVDPEKALLKRNKSLTKEEIDSFWRLHRPTKEEEEDFQASLSSPRTPQESDGLSLKKTVMGFPDIPDMEKPPKTGDWWTRSNWAFLNEPPRDELSDSAHKYTAQFHVADLAVKKS
- the LOC135634277 gene encoding uncharacterized protein LOC135634277 isoform X2; this translates as MGSLMAGWSSPVVDPEKALLKRNKSLTKEEIDSFWRLHRPTKEEEEDFQASLSSPRTPQESDGLSLKKTVMGFPDIPDMEKPPKTGDWVLPEQVDEEQLGVSE